A genome region from Musa acuminata AAA Group cultivar baxijiao chromosome BXJ3-5, Cavendish_Baxijiao_AAA, whole genome shotgun sequence includes the following:
- the LOC135637902 gene encoding uncharacterized protein LOC135637902: MDYEQRAKVFQDDKSFSNSGGGISEFIVPHLLKLYGSRATARDFEIYAPNATFEDPLMCAHGVKQIKSAFYSLPKVFSESRIVEYTIQENATGPGKAEILIDNKQHYKIFGKDIDLVSLIKLKVEGGQVVHHEDWWDRKPLKNRDTTNLPLVGRLAEYTRRGSMLITHVLMGFGKDPSH, translated from the exons ATGGATTACGAGCAGCGGGCAAAGGTATTCCAAGACGACAAATCTTTCAGCAACTCCGGAGGAGGCATCTCCGAATTCATCGTCCCCCACCTCCTCAAATT ATATGGATCGCGTGCCACGGCACGAGACTTTGAAATCTACGCTCCCAATGCAACCTTTGAGGATCCTCTCATGTGCGCTCACGG AGTGAAGCAGATCAAATCCGCGTTTTATTCACTCCCCAAG GTTTTCAGTGAATCTAGGATTGTTGAATATACAATACAAGAAAATGCAACTGGACCAGGAAAAGCTGAG ATTTTGATTGATAACAAGCAACATTACAAAATTTTCGGAAAAGATATCGATCTAGTATCACTTATTAAGCTGAAAGTTGAAGGGGGGCAAGTTGTCCATCATGAAGACTG GTGGGATAGGAAGCCTCTAAAGAACAGGGACACAACCAATCTCCCTTTGGTAGGACGGCTTGCAGAATATACACGCAGGGGCTCAATGCTAATTACACATGTCCTCATGGGTTTTGGCAAAGATCCAAGCCATTGA